A region of Plantactinospora sp. BC1 DNA encodes the following proteins:
- a CDS encoding ATP-binding cassette domain-containing protein produces MASPTTVTAAPDLAVLQRRAAERAAARAGGEDRLRGHIVCDGLVRIFKTEGVEVVALQGLDLVVDRGELLAIVGASGSGKSTVLNILSGLDVPTAGIARVADFDLLTMSPKRRLRYRRHTVGFVWQQTARNLLPYLTARENVELPMRLARGLRGRAARERATELLEMVGVGYCADRRPDQMSGGEQQRCAVAVAVANDPEVLFADEPTGELDEATAAEVFGALRTINAELGVTIVVVTHDHAVSSQVRRTVAIRDGRTASEVRRSTRLGADGVEELVTEEYALLDRSGRMQLPAAFVDALSLRDRVRLNLEPDHVQVRPGGTGDGERP; encoded by the coding sequence ATGGCGAGTCCGACGACTGTCACGGCGGCGCCCGATCTCGCCGTACTCCAGCGCAGGGCCGCCGAGCGGGCGGCGGCGCGGGCCGGCGGCGAGGACCGGCTGCGCGGACACATCGTCTGCGACGGGCTGGTCCGGATCTTCAAGACCGAGGGCGTCGAGGTGGTGGCGCTACAGGGGCTGGACCTGGTGGTCGACCGGGGCGAGCTGCTCGCCATCGTCGGCGCCTCCGGCTCGGGCAAGTCGACGGTGCTGAACATCCTCTCCGGGCTGGACGTGCCGACCGCCGGGATCGCCCGGGTGGCCGACTTCGACCTGTTGACGATGTCGCCGAAGCGGCGGCTGCGGTACCGCCGGCACACCGTCGGCTTCGTCTGGCAGCAGACCGCCCGCAACCTGCTGCCCTATCTGACCGCCCGGGAGAACGTGGAGCTGCCGATGCGGCTGGCCCGGGGGCTGCGCGGCCGGGCGGCCCGCGAGCGGGCGACGGAGCTGCTGGAGATGGTCGGCGTCGGCTACTGCGCGGACCGCCGGCCGGACCAGATGAGCGGCGGCGAGCAGCAGCGCTGTGCGGTGGCGGTCGCGGTGGCGAACGACCCGGAGGTGCTCTTCGCGGACGAGCCGACCGGCGAGCTGGACGAGGCGACCGCGGCCGAGGTCTTCGGCGCGCTGCGCACCATCAACGCCGAGCTGGGCGTCACCATCGTGGTGGTCACGCACGACCACGCCGTCTCGTCCCAGGTCCGCCGGACGGTCGCGATCCGCGACGGGCGGACCGCCTCCGAGGTACGCCGTTCGACCCGGCTCGGCGCGGACGGCGTCGAGGAGCTGGTCACCGAGGAGTACGCGCTGCTGGACCGGTCGGGTCGGATGCAGTTGCCGGCCGCCTTCGTCGACGCGCTGAGCCTGCGCGACCGGGTACGGCTGAACCTGGAGCCGGACCACGTGCAGGTCCGGCCGGGCGGCACCGGGGACGGGGAGCGGCCGTGA
- a CDS encoding ABC transporter ATP-binding protein, translating to MGEELVRVEGVGRDFPAGDRVVHAVREVSFTAARGELVAIRGRSGAGKTTLLNLIGGLDRPSHGRIHVAGHEITAAGSGELLELRRSTIGFVFQSFGLIPILSAAENVGVPLRLAKRRRAEREERVTMLLELVGLGGQAAQRPYELSGGQQQRVAVARALANDPALLIADEPTGQLDSETGRSIMDLLRALVHARGMTALVATHDPTLIDLADRVLTLRDGRLVDGAGLEEAALAGS from the coding sequence ATGGGCGAGGAACTGGTCCGGGTCGAGGGGGTCGGGCGGGACTTTCCGGCCGGCGACCGGGTGGTGCACGCGGTCCGGGAGGTCTCGTTCACCGCCGCCCGGGGCGAGCTGGTGGCGATCCGGGGCCGCTCCGGCGCGGGCAAGACCACCCTGTTGAACCTGATCGGGGGTCTGGACCGGCCGAGCCACGGGCGGATCCACGTCGCCGGGCACGAGATCACCGCTGCCGGGAGCGGCGAGCTGCTGGAGCTGCGCCGCTCCACCATCGGTTTCGTCTTCCAGTCCTTCGGGCTGATCCCGATCCTGTCGGCGGCGGAGAACGTCGGTGTGCCGCTGCGGCTGGCGAAGCGGCGTCGGGCCGAACGGGAGGAGCGGGTGACGATGCTGCTCGAACTGGTCGGGCTGGGCGGTCAGGCGGCGCAGCGGCCGTACGAACTCTCCGGCGGCCAGCAGCAGCGGGTGGCGGTGGCCCGGGCCCTGGCGAACGATCCGGCGCTGCTGATCGCGGACGAGCCGACCGGTCAGCTCGACTCGGAGACCGGTCGTTCGATCATGGATCTGCTCCGCGCGCTGGTGCACGCCCGGGGGATGACCGCGCTGGTGGCGACGCACGATCCGACCCTGATCGACCTGGCGGACCGGGTCCTGACGCTGCGCGACGGCCGGCTGGTGGACGGGGCGGGTCTGGAAGAGGCGGCGCTGGCCGGGAGCTGA
- a CDS encoding BldC family transcriptional regulator produces MASRTHEPEPLLTPAEVASMFRVDPKTVTRWAKAGKLSAIRTLGGHRRYRESEVRALLQGQIPQQRQGD; encoded by the coding sequence ATGGCATCGCGTACGCATGAACCTGAGCCGCTACTCACGCCGGCAGAGGTCGCGTCGATGTTCCGTGTCGACCCGAAGACCGTGACCCGGTGGGCTAAGGCGGGGAAGCTCAGCGCGATCAGAACGCTGGGCGGGCACCGCCGTTACCGCGAGTCGGAGGTTCGTGCCCTGCTGCAGGGCCAGATCCCCCAGCAGCGGCAGGGCGACTGA
- a CDS encoding Glu/Leu/Phe/Val dehydrogenase, whose product MDVFASTDGPESDGHEQVVFCQDKQTGLKAIIAIYSTALGPALGGTRFYPYDTEAEALHDVLDLSRGMAYKNALAGLDLGGGKAVIWGDPERIKTEPLLRAYGRFVESLGGRYYTACDVGTYVADMDLIARETRYVTGRSVEHGGAGDSSVLTAWGVFQGMRAAAEHAWGSPTLAGRRVGVAGLGKVGKHLTGHLIDDGASVVATDVNPRALDWVRQAYPQVDVVADNQALITSDIDVYAPCALGGALDDDTVPALRASVVVGAANNQLAHPGIEKLLADRGVLYAPDYVVNAGGVIQVADEIEGFNFERAKLRATRIYDTTREILRLADAEGVPPAVAADRLAERRMAEVGRLRTIHLR is encoded by the coding sequence ATGGACGTATTCGCCAGTACCGACGGTCCGGAATCCGACGGCCACGAGCAGGTCGTGTTCTGTCAGGACAAGCAGACCGGGCTCAAGGCGATCATCGCCATCTACTCGACCGCCCTCGGCCCCGCGCTCGGCGGCACCCGGTTCTACCCGTACGACACCGAGGCCGAGGCGCTGCACGACGTGCTCGACCTGTCCCGTGGCATGGCGTACAAGAACGCGCTCGCCGGGCTGGACCTCGGCGGCGGCAAGGCGGTCATCTGGGGCGACCCGGAGCGGATCAAGACCGAGCCGCTGCTGCGGGCGTACGGCCGCTTCGTCGAGTCGCTGGGCGGCCGCTACTACACGGCCTGCGACGTCGGCACCTACGTCGCCGACATGGACCTGATCGCCCGGGAGACCCGCTACGTGACCGGCCGCAGCGTCGAGCACGGCGGCGCCGGTGACTCCTCGGTGCTGACCGCCTGGGGTGTCTTCCAGGGGATGCGCGCCGCCGCCGAGCACGCCTGGGGCTCGCCGACCCTGGCCGGACGCCGGGTCGGCGTCGCCGGGCTCGGCAAGGTCGGCAAGCACCTGACCGGCCACCTGATCGACGACGGCGCCTCGGTGGTGGCGACCGACGTGAACCCCCGGGCGCTGGACTGGGTCCGGCAGGCGTACCCGCAGGTCGACGTGGTCGCCGACAACCAGGCCCTGATCACCTCCGACATCGACGTGTACGCACCCTGCGCCCTCGGCGGCGCCCTGGACGACGACACCGTGCCGGCGCTGCGCGCCTCGGTGGTGGTCGGCGCGGCCAACAACCAGCTCGCGCACCCGGGCATCGAGAAGCTGCTCGCCGACCGGGGTGTGCTGTACGCCCCCGACTACGTGGTGAACGCGGGCGGGGTGATCCAGGTCGCCGACGAGATCGAGGGCTTCAACTTCGAGCGGGCCAAGCTGCGGGCCACCCGGATCTACGACACCACCCGGGAGATCCTGCGGCTGGCCGACGCCGAGGGGGTGCCGCCGGCGGTCGCCGCCGACCGGCTCGCCGAGCGCCGGATGGCCGAGGTCGGCCGGCTGCGCACCATCCACCTGCGCTGA
- a CDS encoding DUF3073 domain-containing protein: protein MGRGRAKAKQTKVARELKYHSPNTDLAALQRELGGSRKSDHDFDDDYKEYVDDDDEDHDAGDDPGNWVSAR, encoded by the coding sequence ATGGGGCGCGGCCGTGCTAAGGCCAAGCAGACTAAGGTCGCCCGGGAGTTGAAGTACCACTCCCCGAACACCGACCTCGCCGCCTTGCAGCGAGAACTCGGCGGCAGCCGCAAGTCGGACCACGACTTCGACGACGACTACAAAGAGTATGTCGACGACGATGACGAGGATCATGACGCGGGCGACGACCCGGGTAACTGGGTCTCGGCCCGCTGA
- the amcA gene encoding multiple cyclophane-containing RiPP AmcA: MPEITSPRPPEPVEAVPHDRVAARVLDARAGLTSLLREAAEARRLRDEVATGGDGASAVCAWNHFENIPTFYNWNNRPR, from the coding sequence ATGCCCGAGATCACGAGCCCACGGCCGCCTGAGCCCGTCGAGGCCGTACCGCACGATCGGGTGGCCGCCCGGGTGCTCGATGCTCGGGCCGGCCTCACCAGCCTGCTGCGGGAGGCGGCGGAGGCGCGCCGGCTCCGGGACGAGGTGGCGACCGGCGGGGACGGCGCGAGCGCGGTCTGCGCCTGGAACCATTTCGAGAACATCCCGACGTTCTACAACTGGAACAACCGCCCTCGCTGA
- the amcB gene encoding cyclophane-forming radical SAM peptide maturase AmcB: MRGIAAVPSYVVMQPTTLCNLDCAYCYLPFRAADRRMTVPVAAAVAGPVNGWARQGRFSVVWHGGEPLAAGREHLAALLAPFDSAVEHHVQTNATLIDDAWCEFFAAHRIRVSVSVDGPRDRNRERVGRGGQPSYDRIMAGVEALRRHGISYSALCVVGRPEPGLATELYDYFLDLGCDVLGINIEETEGVNTRRNAHPAELVSGFWAELVTAWRRNPRIHLREVEWSLRYAAAVLDGTEDDVLPRQLDPIPTIGYDGSVVLLSPELAGFADPDYADFTSGNVLETPLRDILATAGRTPWVAEFLTGVENCRARCPYFGFCGGGHAANRYFEHGRFDGTETDHCRNSKIRLLEGVLDHARDHEPTAA, translated from the coding sequence ATGCGGGGGATCGCCGCGGTCCCCAGCTACGTGGTGATGCAGCCGACCACGCTCTGCAACCTCGACTGCGCCTACTGCTACCTCCCCTTCCGGGCGGCGGACCGCCGGATGACGGTACCGGTGGCGGCGGCGGTGGCCGGCCCGGTCAACGGCTGGGCCCGGCAGGGGCGGTTCTCGGTGGTCTGGCACGGGGGCGAGCCGCTCGCCGCCGGCCGGGAGCACCTGGCGGCCCTGCTGGCGCCCTTCGACTCCGCCGTCGAGCACCACGTGCAGACCAACGCGACGTTGATCGACGACGCCTGGTGCGAGTTCTTCGCCGCGCACCGGATCCGGGTCAGCGTCAGCGTCGACGGGCCCCGGGACCGCAACCGGGAACGGGTCGGCCGGGGCGGCCAGCCGTCGTACGACCGGATCATGGCCGGCGTCGAAGCGCTGCGCCGGCACGGGATCTCCTACTCGGCGCTCTGCGTGGTGGGCCGGCCGGAGCCGGGGCTCGCCACCGAGCTGTACGACTACTTCCTCGACCTCGGCTGCGACGTGCTGGGGATCAACATCGAGGAGACGGAGGGGGTCAACACCCGGCGCAACGCCCACCCGGCCGAGCTGGTCAGCGGCTTCTGGGCCGAACTCGTCACCGCCTGGCGCCGGAACCCCCGGATCCACCTCCGGGAGGTCGAGTGGTCGCTGCGGTACGCGGCGGCGGTCCTCGACGGGACCGAGGACGACGTGCTGCCCCGCCAGCTCGATCCCATCCCGACCATCGGGTACGACGGCTCGGTGGTGCTGCTCTCCCCCGAACTCGCCGGCTTCGCCGACCCGGACTACGCCGACTTCACCAGCGGAAACGTCCTGGAAACCCCGCTGCGGGACATCCTCGCCACGGCCGGGCGTACGCCGTGGGTGGCGGAGTTCCTCACCGGCGTGGAGAACTGCCGCGCCCGGTGCCCGTACTTCGGGTTCTGCGGGGGTGGGCATGCCGCCAACCGCTATTTCGAGCACGGGCGTTTCGACGGTACGGAGACCGACCACTGCCGCAACAGCAAGATCCGTCTACTAGAGGGAGTGTTGGACCATGCCCGAGATCACGAGCCCACGGCCGCCTGA
- the purM gene encoding phosphoribosylformylglycinamidine cyclo-ligase: MTHVTERSGAGNGPGGTHQPWTAGMGRSGRKRTVSYADAGVSIHAGERAVELLRPKVQGTRRPEVMGDIGGFAGLFRLDTQKYRNPILASSTDGVGTKLVIAQQMDIHDTVGIDLVAMVVDDLVACGAEPLFLLDYIACGEVVPDKVAEIGAGIADGCRYAGCALLGGETAEHPGVLRPDEYDVSATGVGVVEESEILRPERVEVGDVVIAMGSSGLHSNGYSLVRHVLLGAGRMRLDSVIEDFGKQRTLGEELLTPTKIYAQDCLKLIAEAEVRALAHVTGGGIPGNLVRVLPDNVDAVVNRATWRPQPIFDLVQAKGRIEDQDMESTFNMGVGMFAIVSAEDADRALACLTGRGVEAWQAGEIIEGTGEVHMIGQHTRG, translated from the coding sequence GTGACGCACGTGACCGAGCGCAGTGGTGCAGGAAACGGCCCGGGCGGCACCCATCAGCCCTGGACGGCGGGGATGGGCCGGTCCGGACGCAAGCGCACCGTGTCGTACGCGGACGCCGGCGTCTCGATCCACGCCGGTGAGCGCGCGGTCGAACTGCTCCGCCCCAAGGTGCAGGGCACCCGGCGTCCCGAGGTGATGGGCGACATCGGCGGCTTCGCCGGCCTCTTCCGGCTGGACACCCAGAAGTACCGCAACCCGATCCTCGCCTCCTCCACCGACGGGGTCGGCACCAAGCTGGTCATCGCGCAGCAGATGGACATCCACGACACCGTCGGGATCGACCTGGTGGCGATGGTGGTGGACGACCTGGTCGCCTGCGGCGCCGAGCCGCTCTTCCTGCTCGACTACATCGCCTGCGGCGAGGTCGTACCGGACAAGGTCGCCGAGATCGGCGCCGGCATCGCCGACGGCTGCCGGTACGCCGGTTGCGCGCTGCTCGGTGGCGAGACCGCCGAGCACCCCGGGGTGCTCCGCCCCGACGAGTACGACGTCTCGGCCACCGGCGTGGGCGTGGTGGAGGAGAGCGAGATCCTCCGCCCGGAGCGGGTCGAGGTCGGCGACGTCGTGATCGCGATGGGTTCCTCGGGCCTGCACTCCAACGGCTACTCCCTGGTCCGGCACGTGCTGCTCGGCGCCGGCCGGATGCGGCTGGACAGCGTGATCGAGGACTTCGGCAAGCAGCGCACCCTGGGCGAGGAACTGCTCACCCCGACCAAGATCTACGCGCAGGACTGCCTGAAGCTGATCGCCGAGGCCGAGGTGCGGGCCCTGGCGCACGTCACCGGCGGCGGCATCCCGGGCAACCTGGTCCGGGTGCTTCCCGACAACGTCGACGCGGTGGTCAACCGGGCCACCTGGCGGCCGCAGCCGATCTTCGACCTGGTGCAGGCCAAGGGCCGGATCGAGGACCAGGACATGGAGTCCACCTTCAACATGGGCGTGGGCATGTTCGCGATCGTCTCGGCCGAGGACGCCGACCGGGCGCTGGCCTGCCTGACCGGCCGCGGTGTCGAGGCGTGGCAGGCCGGCGAGATCATCGAGGGCACCGGCGAGGTGCACATGATCGGCCAGCACACCCGAGGCTGA
- the purF gene encoding amidophosphoribosyltransferase: MPRGDGRLSHDLDPQRPGPQDACGVFGVWAPGEEVAKLTYFGLYALQHRGQEAAGIAVSDGSGVVVYKDLGLVAQVFDEPTLASLRGHLAIGHTRYSTTGGSTWENAQPTIRANTAGTTIALAHNGNLVNTAELARDAIERGMDSDGSTSDTALVTTLLASRPDLSVEAAALEVLPTLRGAFSFVFMDETTLYAARDAYGVRPLVLGRLERGWVVASETAALDIVGASLVREIEPGELIAIDEHGLRSARFAAPEPKGCLFEYVYIARPDTTIAGRNIHAARVGIGRRLAREHPVEADLVIPVPESGTPAAIGYAEESGITYGAGLMKNPYVGRTFIQPSQTLRQLGIRLKLNPLRENVRGKRVVVVDDSIVRGNTQRAIVRMLREAGALEVHVRISSPPVNWPCFYGIDFATRAELLANGLDNEGIRRSIGADSLGYVSLAGLIAATEQPKTRLCRACFDGEYPIELPAGNLIGKHVLEGVDRRVAGAGAEEVASTGATRGPGGQPFVSSPSGGEVSSHA, translated from the coding sequence GTGCCCCGAGGCGACGGCCGGTTGAGCCATGACCTCGACCCCCAACGACCCGGACCACAGGACGCGTGCGGTGTTTTCGGAGTCTGGGCTCCGGGCGAAGAGGTGGCGAAGCTCACCTACTTCGGTCTCTACGCGCTCCAGCACCGCGGTCAGGAGGCTGCCGGCATCGCCGTCAGCGACGGGTCGGGCGTGGTGGTCTACAAGGATCTCGGCCTGGTCGCCCAGGTCTTCGACGAGCCGACGCTGGCGAGCCTGCGCGGCCACCTGGCGATCGGGCACACCCGATACTCCACCACCGGTGGATCGACCTGGGAAAACGCCCAACCGACCATCCGGGCCAACACGGCGGGCACCACGATCGCGCTGGCCCACAACGGCAACCTGGTCAACACGGCCGAACTCGCCCGGGACGCGATCGAGCGCGGCATGGACTCGGACGGTTCGACCTCCGACACCGCCCTGGTGACCACGCTGCTGGCCAGCCGCCCCGACCTCTCGGTCGAGGCCGCTGCGCTGGAGGTGCTGCCGACGCTGCGCGGCGCGTTCAGTTTCGTCTTCATGGACGAGACCACCCTCTACGCCGCCCGTGACGCGTACGGGGTCCGTCCGCTGGTGCTCGGCCGGCTGGAGCGCGGCTGGGTGGTGGCGAGCGAGACCGCCGCGCTGGACATCGTCGGGGCGAGCCTGGTCCGCGAGATCGAGCCCGGCGAGCTGATCGCCATCGACGAGCACGGCCTGCGGTCGGCCCGGTTCGCCGCGCCGGAGCCGAAGGGCTGCCTCTTCGAGTACGTCTACATCGCCCGCCCGGACACCACGATCGCCGGGCGCAACATCCACGCCGCCCGGGTCGGCATCGGCCGGCGGCTCGCCCGGGAGCACCCCGTCGAGGCCGACCTGGTGATCCCGGTTCCGGAGTCCGGCACCCCGGCGGCGATCGGCTACGCCGAGGAGTCCGGCATCACCTACGGCGCCGGCCTGATGAAGAACCCGTACGTCGGGCGCACCTTCATCCAGCCGTCGCAGACGCTCCGCCAGCTCGGCATCCGGCTCAAGCTCAACCCGCTCCGGGAGAACGTCCGCGGCAAGCGGGTGGTCGTGGTGGACGACTCGATCGTGCGCGGCAACACCCAGCGGGCGATCGTCCGGATGCTGCGCGAGGCCGGTGCCCTGGAGGTGCACGTCAGGATCTCCTCGCCGCCGGTCAACTGGCCCTGCTTCTACGGCATCGACTTCGCCACCCGGGCGGAGCTGCTCGCCAACGGGCTGGACAACGAGGGCATCCGGCGGTCCATCGGGGCCGACAGCCTCGGGTACGTCTCGCTGGCGGGTCTCATCGCGGCCACCGAACAGCCGAAGACCCGGCTCTGCCGGGCCTGCTTCGACGGGGAATATCCGATCGAGTTGCCGGCGGGGAACCTGATCGGCAAGCACGTACTCGAAGGAGTTGACCGCCGGGTCGCCGGCGCCGGGGCGGAGGAGGTGGCCTCGACCGGGGCCACCCGCGGTCCGGGCGGTCAGCCGTTCGTGAGCAGTCCCAGTGGCGGCGAGGTGTCGTCGCACGCGTAG
- a CDS encoding sterol carrier family protein, with translation MSSPHNKSAAVTAALADLDAGRTPDRTTSRDAVRALLSELARAAPGRAVEVRVPPYGAIQCCPGPRHTRGTPPNVVEMAPETWIRLATGRLSWSTAVAEGLVQTSGNRSDISPFLPV, from the coding sequence GTGTCCTCTCCGCACAATAAGTCCGCAGCGGTCACGGCCGCGCTGGCGGACCTCGACGCCGGCCGTACGCCGGACCGGACGACGTCGCGGGACGCCGTTCGTGCCCTGCTGAGCGAGCTGGCCCGGGCCGCTCCCGGCCGGGCGGTGGAGGTCCGGGTGCCACCCTATGGGGCGATCCAGTGTTGTCCCGGACCGCGACACACCCGTGGTACCCCGCCGAATGTGGTCGAGATGGCACCGGAGACCTGGATCCGGCTGGCGACCGGGCGGTTGTCGTGGTCGACGGCGGTCGCCGAAGGACTGGTGCAGACCAGCGGCAATCGTTCGGATATCTCCCCATTTCTTCCGGTTTAG
- a CDS encoding carboxypeptidase-like regulatory domain-containing protein — MTITGVNANLNAGQTTTLSFSVKNNNGGVLGGDTSFNINVRGFNELQCQGERCDFTDTIDLGATKSYSVTLRAGNVPAGQTRSGSVQINAQVGDDSDSAARNITVRGPEAPPEVQTVAEVSGRVTNEATGEGVPGASMRLTDGQGRTHSATTSSNGNYQFRGSQDRPIAPGRLQIRATKDGISDTKEVNGAAGARVNGQGIQLALAGAPTATPEATVEPTEDAAEEEPTEEAGAEESQEAGAPDQAANEESGGGLGSWVLILAGGLLVALGVGAIVLLLMRRKEDGGDDDVDGPGGPGPRGGAAAGRGGYRGDDDATRVTNRAGADPTMVNRGGNLADAPTMMHSAPLVDDEFPDPYGAPLPGPQTPGYGAGEPGWGGNANGYGDRPGSGAGAYGNAPGSGAGYGAPASGAGYGNAPGSGAGYGAPVSGGGYAANGAGGYDDGYDEPTGRYTGARGGADEYGPAADPYDTNAYRPSSGAGHGGYEPTQQYGRDDDGYDAAGYGAAGQPGYGDEPRTGAGYERADDGYDQQGYDNRAGYEQGYGADRASYDQPTTGAGYDQPRGGYDDQNGYDDRAGYDQQQGGGYYDDAPRAGHSRTGAPQQSSRSERRSLDWLDD, encoded by the coding sequence GTGACGATCACGGGCGTCAACGCCAACCTCAACGCGGGGCAGACCACCACGCTCAGCTTCAGCGTCAAGAACAACAACGGCGGCGTACTGGGCGGGGACACCTCGTTCAACATCAACGTCCGGGGCTTCAACGAGTTGCAGTGCCAGGGCGAGCGGTGCGACTTCACCGACACCATCGACCTCGGCGCGACCAAGTCCTACAGCGTCACGCTCCGGGCTGGAAACGTCCCGGCCGGACAGACCCGGTCCGGCAGCGTCCAGATCAACGCCCAGGTCGGTGACGACAGCGACTCGGCCGCACGGAACATCACCGTGCGCGGGCCGGAGGCACCGCCGGAGGTGCAGACGGTCGCCGAGGTCTCCGGACGGGTCACCAACGAGGCCACCGGCGAAGGGGTTCCCGGCGCCAGCATGCGGCTGACCGACGGGCAGGGCCGGACCCACAGCGCCACCACGAGCAGCAACGGCAACTACCAGTTCAGGGGCTCCCAGGACCGGCCGATCGCGCCGGGGCGGCTCCAGATCCGGGCCACCAAGGACGGCATCAGCGACACCAAAGAGGTGAACGGGGCCGCCGGTGCCCGGGTCAACGGGCAGGGCATCCAGCTCGCCCTGGCCGGCGCGCCGACCGCGACCCCGGAGGCAACGGTCGAGCCGACCGAGGACGCCGCCGAGGAGGAGCCGACCGAGGAGGCCGGTGCCGAGGAGAGCCAGGAGGCGGGTGCGCCGGACCAGGCCGCCAACGAGGAATCCGGCGGCGGGCTCGGCTCCTGGGTGCTGATCCTGGCCGGCGGCCTGCTGGTCGCCCTCGGCGTCGGCGCGATCGTGCTGCTGCTGATGCGCCGCAAGGAAGACGGCGGAGATGACGACGTGGACGGCCCGGGTGGGCCGGGACCGCGCGGCGGCGCGGCGGCCGGCCGGGGTGGCTACCGGGGCGACGACGACGCCACCCGGGTCACCAACCGGGCCGGTGCCGACCCGACGATGGTCAACCGGGGCGGCAACCTCGCCGACGCGCCGACCATGATGCACAGTGCTCCGCTGGTCGACGACGAGTTCCCGGACCCGTACGGTGCACCGCTGCCCGGGCCGCAGACGCCGGGTTACGGCGCCGGAGAGCCGGGCTGGGGCGGCAACGCCAACGGCTACGGTGACCGGCCCGGGTCCGGTGCCGGCGCGTACGGCAACGCACCCGGCTCGGGTGCCGGCTACGGCGCCCCCGCCTCCGGGGCCGGCTACGGCAACGCACCCGGCTCGGGTGCCGGCTACGGTGCCCCCGTCTCCGGCGGTGGATACGCCGCCAACGGTGCCGGTGGCTACGACGACGGGTACGACGAGCCGACCGGGCGCTACACCGGCGCCCGGGGCGGTGCCGACGAGTACGGCCCGGCGGCCGACCCGTACGACACGAACGCCTACCGGCCGTCCTCGGGTGCCGGCCACGGCGGCTACGAGCCGACCCAGCAGTACGGCCGGGACGACGACGGGTACGACGCCGCAGGCTACGGCGCGGCGGGCCAGCCCGGCTACGGTGACGAGCCGCGTACGGGTGCCGGATACGAACGCGCCGACGACGGCTACGACCAGCAGGGCTACGACAACCGGGCCGGCTACGAGCAGGGTTACGGCGCCGACCGGGCCAGCTACGACCAGCCGACCACCGGTGCCGGCTACGACCAGCCGCGTGGTGGTTACGACGACCAGAACGGTTACGACGACCGTGCTGGCTACGACCAGCAGCAGGGCGGCGGCTACTACGACGACGCACCGCGGGCCGGGCACAGCCGGACGGGTGCGCCGCAGCAGTCGAGCCGTTCGGAGCGCCGGTCGCTCGACTGGCTGGACGACTGA
- a CDS encoding 2-phosphosulfolactate phosphatase, whose product MTGPSDGSAESVYAQPGSGARLDWGLAGAAELSRVCAVLVIVDVLSFTTSVEVAVARGMRVHPFPWGAQAAEYATRVGAVAAVGRRAVTPDHPWSLSPAALYTAPVVPDLVLPSPNGSAISAAASATGLPVVAACLRNASAVGRWLLAQGYGSTTAPIGVVAAGERWPDDSLRPGVEDQLGAAAVLDALSTVSGGLSVEAALALAALNSLPDVPAAVRGSVSGRELVTRGFGQDVEIAVQVGVSDVVPVLRNGVYSPA is encoded by the coding sequence CTGACCGGACCGTCGGACGGCTCGGCGGAGTCTGTCTACGCCCAGCCCGGTAGCGGCGCCAGGCTGGACTGGGGACTGGCCGGTGCGGCCGAGCTGAGCCGGGTCTGCGCGGTACTGGTGATCGTGGACGTGCTCTCCTTCACCACCTCGGTGGAGGTGGCCGTCGCCCGGGGGATGCGGGTGCACCCGTTCCCGTGGGGCGCCCAGGCCGCGGAGTACGCCACCCGGGTCGGCGCGGTGGCCGCCGTCGGCCGTCGCGCGGTCACCCCGGACCATCCCTGGTCGCTCTCCCCGGCGGCCCTGTACACCGCACCGGTCGTGCCGGATCTGGTACTGCCGTCTCCGAACGGTTCGGCGATCAGTGCCGCCGCCAGCGCGACCGGGCTGCCGGTGGTGGCGGCCTGCCTGCGCAACGCCAGCGCCGTCGGGCGCTGGCTCCTCGCCCAGGGGTACGGCTCGACCACCGCACCGATCGGAGTGGTGGCGGCCGGGGAGCGTTGGCCGGACGACAGTCTCCGGCCCGGTGTCGAGGACCAGCTCGGCGCGGCGGCCGTACTCGACGCCCTCTCCACAGTGTCCGGTGGGCTCTCCGTCGAGGCGGCGCTGGCGCTGGCCGCGTTGAACAGCCTGCCCGACGTGCCGGCAGCGGTCCGGGGCAGCGTCTCCGGCCGGGAACTCGTCACCCGGGGATTCGGTCAGGACGTCGAGATCGCGGTCCAGGTCGGTGTCTCCGACGTGGTGCCGGTACTCCGCAACGGCGTCTACTCGCCGGCCTGA